The genomic region ACCGGGAGGTTCTCGACCAACGTCTGGAGTTGCTTGCTCCGCTCAGTGTGTTTGCGTTCCTGTCGCCGGATTTCGGTCACGTCGTGAATGAACGCCACAACGCGGGTTACGTCGTCGATGACGGCGCGCTCGAGCGACACTTCGACTCGCCGGCTCTTCCCATCCGGACCCTCTGTCGTCCATTCGACCTGTGCCGACCCCGATGTGGCTGCCTCTGCAATCAGGGCGTTTGCGTCCGCCGTCGAGAACCCCGACGGGCTGAACTCGCCGACGTGCATCCCGACGACATCCGCCGGGGGACACCCGAGCAACGCGCCCGCTGCCTCGTTAGCCCTGACAACAGTCCCAGTGTCGGCGTCGTGGATCATAATCGGGTCCGGATTCGCCTCGAAAACATCGCGGAAAAGAGCAGTGTCCTCCGTGGAAGCCATACACAGATTCGGCTGGCGGAATACAAGACTGTATTCCCGCCGTTCTCAGGTGTGAGAACGCTACCAGGTGCCGTGGAAGGTGTCGAACTCCAGCGAGTCGAGCGGCTTCTCGCCGATAGCGATTTCGTATTCGCCGGGGGTGAGCATCGGCTTCTTGAACTGCGGGCCGTCGTCGGTCGTGATACGCGGACAGCCGGTGTTGACGTAGGCGTCCATCCCGAAGTTCGTCAGCCGGTCCGGTGTCACCTCATCCATGGTGATGAGGTAGGCGTTCTCGTTGTTCTCGACGATCTCCTGGGCCTTGTCCCAGCGGCCCTGTCCGATCTTCGTACAGAAGATGACGCCCCAGGACTCGGCGTCCATCGCGCGGTGGACCGCGCCGTATCGCTGCTTCATGAACTTCTCCGTGTCCGCGACGGTAACGACGTTGTTGACCGGGTCCGCGATGACGACGTGTTTCTCGGGGTGTTCCATCGCCAGCCCGAGCGGGTGGAACTTCCCGCCACCGACGTACAGCATCTGGTCGGCGTCCACGTCGGCGCTGGCGTAGTTACAGCCCAGCACCTGCCCCTCGTGGGTCAGCCGCTCGTCGCCGCGGCGCGTGTGGACGGTGTAACCCCGGTCTTCGAGCCACTCGCGCATCTCGTCGAACTTGTTCATGTGCTGGGCCGTCGTCACAAGCCCCACGTCGGGGTCTTCTTCGGGGTCCGCGAGCTGTTCCTCGCGGGCCTGCTTCATGATGGGGAAGACGTCGACGTTGGAGAACAGCGGCACGTAGATAATCTTGTCAGACTCCTTCATCGGCGAGTGACCGAAGTGGACGAACACGTCAGTCCGGCGCATCATGTAGGTGTCCAGGTCACAGGCCCCGTAGCAGGGCTGGCCCGAGAGCAGTACCGTCACATCGTCGGGGAGATTCTCGCGGAGGTCGTCGGCCACGGCCGGACCGCGGCGCTTCAGTCCCTCAGGGAACTGCAGGCCAACCTTCTCTGCGTCGCGCTCCTCGACAGCTTCGATGATTCGGTCGAGCTCGTAATCCCACTCGCGGTCGTGTTTGAGCGACAGTCCGGTGTTCCGGAGGTCGCCGTCAGTCCGCTCTTGACTCATTGAAACCCTGTACCCGTTCGAGCGTGATAACCCCCGTGTTTCGATGAGCGGGCAGTTACTTCATAATCTCGGCGAGTCGGCGCTCGACGCGCTCGACGTTCTCCTCTAAGTCTCGGGCCATCTGGTGTTGGGTTTCGTTTTCGTCAGCCAGCTCGTCGATGGACTCAGACACTTCGGCGGCACGCTGTGCGATTTCGTCTATCATGCTGGCGATTTCCTCCGCGCTCGCGGCCTGGTCGTCCGTCGCCGCCGCAA from Haloarcula rubripromontorii harbors:
- the dph2 gene encoding diphthamide biosynthesis enzyme Dph2, with protein sequence MSQERTDGDLRNTGLSLKHDREWDYELDRIIEAVEERDAEKVGLQFPEGLKRRGPAVADDLRENLPDDVTVLLSGQPCYGACDLDTYMMRRTDVFVHFGHSPMKESDKIIYVPLFSNVDVFPIMKQAREEQLADPEEDPDVGLVTTAQHMNKFDEMREWLEDRGYTVHTRRGDERLTHEGQVLGCNYASADVDADQMLYVGGGKFHPLGLAMEHPEKHVVIADPVNNVVTVADTEKFMKQRYGAVHRAMDAESWGVIFCTKIGQGRWDKAQEIVENNENAYLITMDEVTPDRLTNFGMDAYVNTGCPRITTDDGPQFKKPMLTPGEYEIAIGEKPLDSLEFDTFHGTW